Proteins encoded in a region of the Flavobacterium sp. MDT1-60 genome:
- a CDS encoding cupin domain-containing protein has translation MNLKDKFSNVDQYFSPKIIDEVNDQYIKVAKIKGQEIPWHNHENEDELFYIVDGELLMEIENEPSFLMKKGELFVVKKGINHRVSSVEECLIMLIESKTTEHTGKVKSHITKSIEEQTY, from the coding sequence ATGAATCTAAAAGATAAGTTCAGTAACGTAGACCAATATTTTTCGCCTAAAATAATTGATGAAGTAAATGATCAATATATTAAAGTGGCTAAAATAAAAGGTCAGGAAATACCGTGGCATAATCACGAAAATGAAGACGAATTATTTTATATTGTTGATGGTGAACTTTTAATGGAAATTGAAAACGAACCCTCTTTCCTTATGAAAAAAGGTGAATTATTCGTTGTAAAAAAAGGAATCAATCACAGGGTTTCATCTGTTGAGGAATGTCTGATAATGCTTATAGAATCTAAAACCACAGAACATACCGGAAAAGTTAAAAGTCATATTACAAAATCAATTGAAGAACAAACCTATTAG
- the glmM gene encoding phosphoglucosamine mutase, with the protein MTLIKSISGIRGTIGGKVGDNLTPVDAVKFASAYGTFLKNNTSKEKLTVVIGRDARISGPMIHNLVVNTLIGLGINVIDLGLSTTPTVEVAVPLEKADGGIILTASHNPKQWNALKLLNEKGEFLSGAEGAKILEIAEAEAFDFSDVDNLGEITVNDAYMDIHIDEVLNLPLVDVEAVKAAKFKVVVDGVNSSGGIIIPKLLELMGVEVVKLYCEPNGHFPHNPEPLKEHLTDISELVVKEKADLGVVVDPDVDRLAFICEDGEMFGEEYTLVACADYVLSKTPGNTVSNMSSSRALRDVTKAHNGSYEASAVGEVNVVELMKKNNAIIGGEGNGGIIYPESHYGRDSLVGVALFLTHLANKKMSVSALRASYPEYYMSKNKIELTPQIDVDAILVAMTEKYKNEDITTIDGVKIDFATEWVHLRKSNTEPIIRIYTEAPSQEKADVLALRIIDEIKAIAGI; encoded by the coding sequence ATGACTTTAATAAAATCAATATCCGGAATTCGCGGAACTATCGGAGGAAAAGTAGGAGATAACCTGACTCCGGTTGATGCTGTGAAATTTGCATCGGCATACGGAACCTTTCTAAAAAATAATACTTCAAAAGAAAAACTAACCGTTGTAATTGGTCGTGACGCCAGAATTTCTGGCCCGATGATTCACAATCTGGTTGTAAATACGTTAATAGGTTTAGGAATTAATGTAATTGATCTTGGGCTTTCGACAACGCCAACTGTTGAAGTTGCCGTTCCGTTAGAAAAAGCGGATGGTGGAATTATTTTAACGGCATCGCATAATCCAAAACAATGGAATGCCTTAAAATTATTAAATGAAAAAGGAGAGTTTTTAAGCGGAGCTGAAGGAGCAAAAATTCTTGAAATTGCAGAAGCTGAGGCTTTCGATTTCTCGGATGTCGATAATTTAGGCGAAATTACGGTTAATGATGCATATATGGATATTCATATCGACGAGGTTTTAAACTTGCCTTTGGTTGATGTTGAAGCTGTAAAAGCTGCTAAATTTAAAGTTGTTGTTGACGGAGTGAATTCTTCTGGCGGAATTATTATTCCGAAATTATTAGAATTAATGGGTGTTGAAGTAGTAAAATTATACTGCGAACCAAACGGACATTTTCCTCATAATCCTGAACCTTTAAAAGAACATTTAACTGATATTTCAGAGTTGGTTGTTAAGGAAAAAGCAGATTTAGGAGTTGTTGTAGATCCCGATGTTGATCGTTTGGCTTTCATCTGCGAAGACGGAGAAATGTTTGGAGAAGAATATACATTAGTGGCTTGCGCCGATTATGTTTTGAGTAAAACTCCCGGAAATACAGTTTCAAATATGTCATCATCACGTGCATTACGCGATGTCACTAAAGCACATAATGGAAGCTATGAAGCAAGTGCTGTAGGTGAGGTGAACGTGGTTGAATTAATGAAAAAAAACAATGCTATTATTGGTGGTGAAGGAAATGGAGGAATTATTTATCCTGAATCTCATTACGGAAGAGATAGTTTAGTTGGAGTTGCTTTATTCTTAACACATTTGGCAAACAAAAAAATGTCAGTTTCTGCATTGCGTGCTTCCTACCCGGAATATTATATGAGCAAAAATAAAATTGAATTGACACCACAAATTGATGTTGATGCGATTTTAGTTGCCATGACAGAAAAATATAAAAACGAAGATATTACTACAATTGACGGCGTGAAAATTGATTTCGCTACAGAATGGGTTCATTTGAGAAAATCAAATACAGAACCTATTATTCGTATTTATACTGAAGCTCCTTCTCAGGAAAAAGCAGATGTTTTGGCACTTCGAATTATAGATGAAATAAAAGCGATTGCCGGAATCTAA
- the uvrA gene encoding excinuclease ABC subunit UvrA, whose product MLEKDNTIEVLGARVHNLKNIDISIPREKLVVITGLSGSGKSSLAFDTIYAEGQRRYVETFSAYARQFLGGLERPDVDKIDGLSPVIAIEQKTTSKSPRSTVGTITEIYDFLRLLYARGADAYSYNTGEKMVSYSDEQIKDLIMQDFAGKRINILAPIIRARKGHYAELFQQITKQGFLKVRVNGEVQDLVSGMKLDRYKTHDIEIVVDRMLIENTEDNQKRLSESINTAMHHGENVLMILDQDTNEVRYFSRNLMCPTTGISYQNPEPNLFSFNSPKGACPHCNGLGTVHEINIKKIIPNPKLSIKSGGFAPLGEYKSSWIFKQLEVIGEKFGFKITDPIEKIPAEAMDMILHGGKDKFTVNSKDLGVTRDYKIDFEGISHFIKNQYDESASTTIKRWAKDFMDEVNCPVCEGSRLKKEAQFFRVNGKNITELCDMDISDLTTWFHDLNNHLSDKQLLIASEVVKEIKDRLNFLMNVGLNYLALSRSSKSLSGGEAQRIRLATQIGSQLVGVLYILDEPSIGLHQRDNEKLIHSLEQLRDIGNSVIVVEHDKDMIERADYVIDIGPKAGKYGGEIISIGTPEETLKSNTITAQYLNGTMKLEIPKERRKGNGKFLKLSGATGNNLKNVSIELPLGQLICVTGVSGSGKSTLINETLYPILNAYYFNGVKKPQPYKKIEGLEHIDKVIDIDQSPIGRTPRSNPATYTEVFTEIRNLFTMTSESMIRGYKAGRFSFNVKGGRCETCEGSGVRTIEMNFLPDVYVECETCQGKRFNRETLEIRYKGKSISDVLNMTVDEAVPFFEMIPKIYRKVKTIQDVGLGYITLGQQSTTLSGGEAQRIKLAGELSKKDTGNTFYILDEPTTGLHFEDIRVLMDVINKLVDKGNTILVIEHNMDVIKLADYIIDIGPEGGKGGGQLIAKGTPEEVAKNKKSYTAKFLKKELE is encoded by the coding sequence ATGTTAGAAAAAGACAATACTATTGAAGTTCTTGGTGCAAGAGTTCATAATCTAAAAAATATCGATATTTCTATTCCGCGTGAAAAACTGGTTGTTATAACTGGTTTGTCTGGCTCGGGAAAATCATCTTTGGCGTTTGATACGATTTATGCTGAAGGACAACGTCGTTATGTGGAGACTTTTTCGGCTTATGCCAGACAATTTCTTGGGGGTTTAGAACGTCCGGATGTTGACAAAATCGACGGACTATCGCCTGTAATTGCGATTGAACAAAAAACAACCAGTAAAAGTCCGCGTTCGACTGTAGGAACTATTACTGAAATATATGATTTCCTTCGACTTTTATACGCTCGTGGCGCTGACGCTTACAGTTACAACACAGGCGAAAAAATGGTTTCCTATTCTGATGAACAAATTAAAGATTTGATCATGCAGGATTTTGCAGGAAAACGCATTAATATTTTGGCTCCAATTATTAGAGCCAGAAAAGGTCATTATGCCGAATTGTTCCAGCAAATTACCAAACAAGGTTTTTTAAAAGTTCGCGTAAATGGTGAAGTACAGGATTTAGTTTCAGGGATGAAACTGGATCGTTATAAAACCCACGATATTGAAATTGTAGTCGACAGAATGTTGATTGAAAATACTGAAGATAATCAAAAACGATTATCAGAAAGTATCAATACAGCGATGCATCATGGCGAAAATGTTTTGATGATTTTAGATCAGGACACCAATGAAGTACGTTATTTCAGCAGAAATTTAATGTGCCCTACAACGGGAATATCCTATCAAAATCCGGAGCCGAATTTATTTTCTTTCAACTCTCCAAAAGGAGCTTGCCCACATTGCAATGGTTTGGGAACGGTTCATGAAATCAATATTAAAAAGATTATTCCGAATCCTAAATTATCTATTAAATCAGGCGGCTTTGCTCCGCTTGGCGAATATAAATCTTCGTGGATTTTCAAGCAATTAGAAGTTATTGGAGAAAAATTCGGGTTCAAAATTACAGATCCGATTGAGAAAATTCCAGCGGAAGCGATGGATATGATTCTTCATGGCGGAAAAGATAAATTTACTGTAAACTCAAAAGATTTAGGTGTTACACGTGACTATAAAATTGATTTTGAAGGAATTTCGCATTTCATCAAAAATCAATATGACGAAAGCGCTTCGACAACGATAAAACGTTGGGCCAAAGATTTTATGGACGAAGTTAATTGTCCTGTTTGTGAAGGTTCACGTTTGAAAAAAGAAGCTCAGTTTTTTAGAGTAAACGGGAAAAATATCACCGAATTGTGTGATATGGATATCTCTGATTTAACAACCTGGTTTCATGATTTAAATAATCATTTATCAGACAAACAACTTTTGATTGCTTCTGAAGTGGTCAAAGAAATCAAAGATCGTCTGAACTTTTTGATGAATGTGGGTTTGAATTATTTGGCTTTAAGCCGAAGTTCAAAATCACTTTCCGGCGGGGAGGCACAACGTATTCGTCTGGCTACTCAAATTGGTTCGCAATTGGTTGGTGTTTTATATATTTTGGATGAACCGAGTATTGGTCTGCACCAAAGAGACAATGAAAAGCTAATTCATTCTTTGGAACAATTACGTGATATTGGCAATTCAGTTATAGTCGTAGAACATGATAAAGATATGATCGAACGTGCCGATTATGTAATTGATATTGGTCCGAAAGCGGGGAAATATGGTGGAGAAATCATCAGTATTGGTACTCCGGAAGAAACTTTAAAATCGAACACGATTACCGCCCAATATTTGAACGGTACAATGAAACTGGAAATTCCGAAAGAACGCCGTAAAGGAAATGGAAAGTTTTTAAAACTAAGCGGAGCAACTGGAAACAACCTGAAAAATGTATCAATCGAATTACCTTTAGGACAATTGATATGCGTGACAGGAGTTTCAGGAAGCGGAAAATCGACTTTGATAAACGAGACACTTTACCCCATTTTGAATGCCTATTATTTTAATGGCGTAAAAAAACCACAACCTTATAAAAAAATAGAAGGTTTAGAACATATCGACAAAGTAATTGATATTGACCAAAGTCCGATTGGGAGAACGCCACGTTCAAATCCGGCGACTTATACGGAGGTTTTTACGGAAATCCGAAACTTGTTCACCATGACTTCTGAAAGTATGATTCGTGGTTATAAAGCCGGACGTTTTAGTTTTAATGTAAAAGGCGGACGTTGTGAAACCTGTGAAGGTTCTGGAGTTAGAACTATTGAAATGAACTTTCTACCAGACGTATATGTAGAATGCGAAACTTGTCAAGGGAAACGTTTTAACAGAGAAACTTTGGAAATTCGATACAAAGGAAAATCCATATCGGATGTATTGAATATGACGGTTGATGAAGCCGTTCCGTTTTTTGAAATGATTCCGAAGATTTACCGAAAAGTAAAAACAATTCAGGATGTTGGTTTAGGATATATCACGCTTGGTCAGCAAAGTACAACACTTTCGGGTGGAGAAGCGCAGCGTATCAAACTGGCGGGAGAATTGTCTAAAAAAGATACCGGAAATACGTTTTATATTTTGGATGAACCTACTACAGGACTGCATTTTGAAGATATTCGTGTTTTAATGGATGTGATCAATAAATTGGTTGATAAAGGAAATACAATTCTGGTTATCGAACATAATATGGACGTGATTAAACTTGCCGATTATATTATCGATATTGGTCCTGAAGGCGGAAAAGGCGGTGGACAATTAATTGCCAAAGGAACTCCTGAAGAAGTCGCGAAAAATAAAAAAAGCTATACAGCTAAGTTTTTGAAGAAGGAACTGGAATAA
- a CDS encoding TIGR00730 family Rossman fold protein — protein sequence MRLEDFDNDEDKVIQDRLKQKTWNEIRTNDSWAIFKIMAEFVNGYESMGRIGPCVSIFGSARTKPDDKYYLLAEKIAYKISKAGYGVITGGGPGIMEAGNKGAHLGGGTSVGLNIELPFEQHFNPYIDHDKNLNFDYFFVRKVMFVKYSQGFVVMPGGFGTLDEMFEAITLIQTKKIGKFPIILVGVEFWSGLIDWVKTVLVEKMKTVSPDDLNLFKIVDTEDEVVDVLDKFYKKYDLSPNF from the coding sequence ATGAGATTAGAAGATTTTGACAATGATGAGGATAAAGTAATTCAGGATCGTTTGAAACAAAAAACGTGGAACGAAATTAGAACCAATGACAGCTGGGCGATTTTTAAAATCATGGCCGAGTTTGTAAACGGTTACGAAAGTATGGGGCGTATTGGTCCATGTGTTTCGATTTTTGGATCTGCGAGAACAAAACCAGACGATAAATACTATTTACTTGCCGAAAAAATTGCTTATAAAATTAGTAAAGCCGGTTATGGCGTGATTACGGGCGGTGGTCCCGGAATTATGGAAGCTGGAAATAAAGGTGCACATTTAGGTGGCGGAACTTCCGTTGGTTTGAATATCGAATTGCCTTTTGAACAGCATTTTAACCCTTATATCGATCACGATAAAAACCTGAATTTTGATTATTTCTTCGTTAGAAAAGTAATGTTTGTAAAATATTCTCAGGGATTTGTAGTTATGCCTGGAGGTTTTGGAACTTTAGACGAAATGTTTGAAGCGATTACTTTGATTCAGACGAAGAAAATTGGAAAATTCCCAATTATTCTGGTTGGAGTTGAATTCTGGTCAGGCTTAATCGATTGGGTAAAAACGGTTTTGGTTGAAAAAATGAAAACAGTAAGTCCGGACGATTTGAACTTATTTAAAATCGTAGATACTGAAGATGAAGTAGTCGACGTACTCGATAAATTCTATAAGAAATACGATTTAAGTCCAAATTTCTAA
- the ggt gene encoding gamma-glutamyltransferase, translating to MKKITFLCCFISAFSFAQQNPTGLVTSKAMVVSAREEASKIGADIMKRGGNAFDAMVGTELALAVAFPFAGNIGGGGFMVYRKANGETGSLDYREKAPLAASKDMFLDKDGNVIKGKSTETALAIGVPGTVAGVFAVHKKYGSMPMSEILKPVIALAERGVVVTKKQEKSMNDYRESIVKVNGPTTLLATSFKENDTIKYPALAATLKRISKKGRNEFYKGETAKILVDYLQKKGGIITLEDLAKYEAKWRKPLQFTYKDLKITSMSPPSSGGICLAQILKMIAPYDLSKMGHNSPEAIQVIVEAERRAYADRSQFLGDPDFVKIPVKALLSEDYLKERMSTFNVDKASLSSEIKEGKVTYNESTETTHYSIVDKFGNAIAATTTLNDGYGSKYYCDELGFFLNNEMDDFSAKPGSPNMFGLVGNEANSIAPQKRMLSSMTPTIVEKDGKLFMVVGTPGGSTIITSVLQTILNVYEYKFSMQEAVNVPRFHHQWLPDLITFEPNTFDNTTIDKLKAKGYLINEKATPIIGKVDAILVLPNKTLEGGADFRGDDTAVGF from the coding sequence ATGAAAAAAATTACATTTTTATGCTGTTTCATTTCCGCATTTAGTTTCGCACAACAAAATCCAACCGGATTAGTTACTTCAAAAGCTATGGTCGTTTCTGCCAGAGAAGAAGCTTCTAAAATAGGTGCTGACATTATGAAAAGAGGCGGAAATGCATTTGATGCGATGGTGGGTACCGAATTGGCTTTGGCAGTAGCTTTTCCGTTTGCCGGAAATATTGGCGGAGGCGGATTTATGGTATACCGAAAAGCAAATGGGGAAACAGGATCTTTAGATTATCGTGAGAAAGCACCTTTGGCAGCTTCAAAAGATATGTTTTTAGACAAAGACGGAAATGTAATAAAAGGAAAAAGTACCGAAACTGCATTAGCAATTGGTGTACCCGGAACTGTTGCCGGCGTTTTTGCTGTTCATAAAAAGTATGGTTCTATGCCAATGTCAGAAATTTTAAAACCTGTTATTGCTTTAGCTGAAAGAGGAGTTGTGGTAACGAAGAAACAGGAAAAAAGTATGAACGATTATCGAGAGTCAATTGTAAAAGTAAATGGCCCGACAACACTTTTAGCCACTAGCTTTAAAGAAAATGATACGATTAAATATCCTGCTCTTGCGGCTACTTTAAAACGAATTTCAAAGAAGGGAAGAAACGAATTTTACAAAGGTGAAACAGCAAAAATATTAGTTGATTATCTTCAGAAAAAAGGAGGAATTATTACACTTGAAGATTTAGCCAAATATGAAGCAAAATGGAGAAAACCACTTCAATTTACCTATAAAGATTTAAAAATCACATCCATGTCTCCGCCGAGCAGTGGTGGAATCTGTCTTGCACAAATTCTGAAAATGATTGCTCCTTATGATTTATCAAAAATGGGCCATAATTCACCCGAAGCCATTCAGGTCATTGTTGAGGCCGAAAGAAGAGCTTACGCTGACAGAAGTCAGTTTTTAGGTGATCCCGATTTTGTAAAAATTCCGGTAAAAGCATTACTCTCGGAGGATTATTTGAAAGAAAGAATGTCAACTTTTAATGTGGATAAAGCCAGTTTATCATCAGAAATAAAAGAAGGAAAAGTAACTTATAATGAAAGTACTGAGACTACACACTACTCTATTGTCGATAAGTTTGGAAATGCTATTGCGGCAACAACGACCCTAAATGACGGTTATGGATCAAAATATTATTGTGATGAATTAGGTTTCTTTTTAAACAACGAAATGGATGACTTCAGTGCCAAACCGGGCTCTCCAAATATGTTTGGATTAGTTGGAAACGAGGCCAATAGTATTGCCCCTCAAAAGCGTATGTTAAGCTCGATGACACCAACAATTGTAGAGAAAGACGGAAAACTTTTTATGGTTGTGGGAACTCCCGGAGGGTCTACCATTATAACATCGGTTTTGCAGACTATTTTAAACGTTTACGAATATAAGTTCAGCATGCAGGAAGCAGTAAACGTTCCAAGATTTCATCATCAATGGTTACCGGATCTTATTACTTTTGAACCCAATACTTTTGATAATACAACTATCGACAAACTAAAAGCAAAAGGATATTTGATTAATGAAAAAGCCACTCCTATAATCGGTAAAGTTGATGCCATTTTGGTTCTGCCAAACAAAACTCTTGAAGGCGGTGCTGATTTTCGAGGCGATGATACAGCGGTTGGTTTTTAA
- a CDS encoding ACP phosphodiesterase translates to MNFLAHIYLSGDNDFIKIGNFMADGIRGKQFEHFPEDVQKGIILHRFIDTYTDSHDVFRQSTKRLHEKYHHYAGVIVDIIYDHFLAKNWTKYSDEKLEDFINRFYNSLHINYDILTEKTQGLMPYMIERNWLLSYRTVEGIHQILTQMDRRSKNISKMQFANEELKEFYAEFEQEFTTFFEDIQKQSKQKLLSL, encoded by the coding sequence ATGAACTTCCTAGCCCATATATATCTTTCAGGTGATAATGATTTTATCAAAATCGGCAATTTTATGGCAGATGGCATTCGTGGAAAACAGTTTGAACATTTTCCGGAAGATGTACAAAAAGGAATTATTTTACATCGTTTTATAGATACTTATACCGATTCGCATGATGTTTTTAGGCAAAGCACCAAAAGATTACATGAAAAATACCATCATTACGCAGGTGTGATTGTAGACATTATTTACGATCACTTTTTAGCTAAAAACTGGACAAAATATTCTGATGAAAAGTTAGAAGATTTTATCAATCGATTCTACAATTCTCTTCATATAAATTATGATATTTTAACCGAAAAAACGCAAGGTTTAATGCCTTACATGATTGAAAGAAACTGGCTTTTGAGTTATCGAACAGTCGAAGGCATTCATCAAATTTTGACGCAGATGGATCGAAGATCGAAAAACATATCCAAAATGCAATTTGCCAACGAAGAACTAAAAGAATTTTATGCCGAATTTGAGCAGGAATTCACCACTTTCTTTGAAGACATTCAAAAGCAATCCAAACAAAAATTACTTTCCTTATAA
- a CDS encoding Fic family protein, with amino-acid sequence MWNIDLTYRTEFQSTFDRLYQKRLDLQNSRPLPNIALHKIRESLSLEWTYNSNSIEGNTMSLRETQMVIQEGITIKGKSLREHFETHNHDKAIDYLYSIVDDNYKLRSIDILSLHGLVLRSIEDDFAGRIRNGGVRISGANFMPPNANKVSDYLDELIDFINTNPLGLNDIELATIYHHKLVWIHPFFDGNGRTVRLSMNLLLMRCGFPPAIILKNDRKKYYEALNQANNGNYQKLTLLMCQALERTLNIYLSAMPGSTYDYQSIQNIVSEPETPYGHEYVSLLARTGKIDAYKEGRNWYTTKEAIEEYMATRKRKR; translated from the coding sequence ATGTGGAATATAGACTTAACATATAGAACTGAATTTCAATCAACTTTCGATAGATTGTACCAAAAAAGGCTTGATTTGCAAAACAGCAGACCATTGCCTAATATAGCTTTGCACAAAATCCGGGAGAGTTTATCTTTAGAATGGACTTACAATTCGAATAGTATCGAAGGAAACACTATGAGCTTGCGAGAAACCCAAATGGTAATCCAGGAAGGAATTACGATTAAAGGAAAATCGCTTCGGGAACATTTTGAAACTCACAATCACGATAAAGCGATTGATTATTTATATTCCATTGTAGACGATAATTACAAACTTCGAAGCATTGATATTCTTTCACTTCATGGGTTGGTATTACGTTCTATCGAAGATGATTTTGCAGGACGTATCCGCAATGGTGGCGTTCGAATTTCAGGAGCTAATTTTATGCCTCCAAACGCTAATAAAGTTTCAGATTATCTCGATGAATTAATTGATTTTATCAATACGAATCCATTAGGTTTAAACGATATTGAACTAGCAACTATTTATCATCATAAATTAGTCTGGATTCATCCTTTCTTTGATGGAAATGGCCGTACGGTTCGTTTGAGTATGAATTTGCTTTTGATGCGCTGTGGTTTTCCGCCTGCTATTATTCTCAAAAATGATCGTAAAAAATATTACGAAGCACTTAATCAGGCTAATAATGGCAATTATCAAAAACTAACCCTTTTGATGTGTCAGGCTTTGGAGCGCACGCTTAATATTTATTTAAGCGCGATGCCGGGAAGTACTTATGATTATCAATCGATACAAAATATTGTAAGCGAGCCCGAAACTCCTTACGGTCACGAATATGTAAGCTTATTGGCCAGAACCGGCAAAATAGATGCTTATAAAGAAGGCCGAAATTGGTATACCACAAAAGAAGCCATTGAAGAATATATGGCAACCAGAAAACGAAAACGCTAA
- a CDS encoding glycosyl hydrolase — translation MFKKLLFTFFISGICLATFAQSPKRGIAYVNNSSADLLALKPGISWWYNWGSIPENDTNDNYESIGLEYVPMAWGKQSDTDVQTFISKIKPGAKYLLAFNEPNFNDGARLTPQEAVNAWANVEKIAAAKNLEIVSASPAYNGPNNYGGFSDPVAWHDQFFLLCPNCKVDYIAFHTYDNSSGAVIGVTGLLKKYNRPVWVTEFANRVIQTAAEKTTFMKEIITSFENDPDIYRYSWFTGRVPADWIDMQEGQLLAPQSGVLKPIGTEYINTSYTTKKMNVPGRITANKHYRRKGTGLQNTTDSGTGQNVCFIEAGDWNEFMLNVADAGTYNLNFRVASPTVPGKFDILINNVIVKTDETFPVTGGYQTYADKLVSGVALPKGEVYLKVKFKSNDMNFNFIDVTAANLSVNDPSIDKDTFTVYPNPVKNQSTLHIKSFTTEPLSLKIVDMKGMVCYSSNDHFTNEDIKIGDKLSTGVYIITAIYGSIKKSIKIVKN, via the coding sequence ATGTTTAAAAAATTACTTTTTACATTTTTTATATCGGGCATCTGCCTAGCCACTTTTGCACAAAGTCCGAAAAGAGGTATTGCTTATGTAAATAACTCTAGTGCTGACTTATTAGCGCTAAAACCAGGAATTTCATGGTGGTACAACTGGGGTTCAATACCTGAAAATGATACAAATGACAATTATGAATCAATTGGTCTTGAATATGTACCTATGGCATGGGGAAAACAAAGTGATACCGATGTTCAGACTTTTATAAGTAAAATAAAACCCGGTGCTAAATATTTATTAGCTTTTAATGAACCCAATTTTAATGACGGTGCAAGATTAACACCTCAGGAAGCCGTAAATGCATGGGCTAACGTAGAAAAAATCGCTGCTGCTAAAAATCTGGAAATCGTTAGTGCTTCGCCTGCTTACAACGGCCCTAATAATTACGGAGGCTTTAGCGATCCTGTAGCCTGGCATGATCAATTTTTTCTTTTATGTCCAAACTGCAAAGTAGATTACATTGCTTTTCATACCTATGACAATTCTTCCGGTGCGGTGATTGGCGTTACAGGACTTCTCAAAAAATACAATCGTCCGGTTTGGGTAACTGAATTTGCCAACAGAGTCATTCAAACTGCGGCTGAGAAAACAACCTTCATGAAAGAAATCATTACCAGTTTTGAAAACGATCCGGATATTTACAGATATTCATGGTTTACAGGAAGGGTTCCTGCTGATTGGATTGATATGCAGGAAGGACAATTACTGGCTCCTCAAAGCGGTGTTTTAAAGCCAATTGGTACTGAATACATAAATACAAGCTACACTACAAAAAAAATGAATGTCCCTGGCCGAATTACAGCCAACAAACATTATAGAAGAAAAGGTACAGGTTTACAAAATACGACAGATTCCGGAACGGGTCAAAATGTTTGTTTTATCGAAGCCGGAGACTGGAATGAATTTATGCTAAATGTTGCTGATGCCGGAACTTATAATTTAAACTTTAGAGTAGCATCGCCAACAGTTCCCGGTAAATTTGACATCTTGATTAATAATGTAATCGTAAAGACAGATGAAACTTTCCCAGTTACAGGTGGTTATCAAACCTATGCTGATAAACTTGTAAGTGGGGTTGCATTACCAAAAGGAGAAGTTTATCTTAAAGTTAAATTCAAATCGAATGATATGAATTTCAATTTTATTGATGTTACTGCGGCAAATTTAAGTGTTAATGATCCTTCAATTGATAAAGATACTTTTACTGTTTATCCAAATCCTGTTAAAAATCAATCAACGCTTCATATTAAATCATTTACTACAGAGCCTTTAAGTCTGAAAATAGTCGACATGAAAGGAATGGTTTGCTATTCATCAAATGACCATTTTACAAATGAAGACATTAAAATTGGTGATAAACTTTCGACAGGTGTTTACATTATAACTGCCATTTATGGATCGATTAAAAAATCAATAAAAATTGTCAAAAACTAA